The genomic segment ACCGCAACTGTTGTTGTTGACGTATGAATTCTTCCCCCAGATTCTGTAGCAGGAATCCGTTGAACACGGTGTACTCCGCTCTCGAACTTAAGTTTACTATAGGCTCCCTGTCCTTCGACTAGGAAGACAATTTCTTTAAACCCACCAATGTCCGTGTAACTAGCGTTCATGAGCTCTGTTCGCCAGCCCTGGCGTTCTGCATATTTAGTATACATTTTATACAAATCGCCAGCAAAGAGGGCCGCTTCTTCCCCGCCGGCTCCAGCCCTAATCTCCATAATGACATTTTTATCATCATTTGGATCCTTAGGCAAGAGAAGGACTTTCATGCGTGCTTCTAATTCCTCGCGTTTAGAAGCCAGTTCTTCACGCTCTAACTCAGCCATTTCTTTAAATTCCGGATCCAACTTTTCACTGAGAAGACTTTCCGTATCCTCCAGACCCTTCAGTACCCCTTGATATTCGCGGAAGGCCTCAACAATCCCCGTCATTCCCGCTTGAGCCTTGGCATGCTTTTGCCACTCTTCCTGATTGGAAATCACCTCAGGATCACTCAGAAGCTGGGTTAATTCATCATAACGCTGTTCAATTTCCGTTAATTTTTCGAGCATATTTACACCTCAATAATTTTGACAATCCTCAAACCGTCTCGTCAAGTCAATATATTATATTAAAAAAGTTCCTAGCCTGATTCTAGGAATCCTCTTTCTTGCCTATAGTTCAATTCGTTGAATATTTGAACGCTCAGTAAACAAATTCAAAAAAGCAGAGCATGCGCTCTGCTTTTTCTCCAGCAACGACCGCAGGCCGTTGTTCTTTGTCTCTACATACCGTATTTCTTTTTAAACTTATCAACCCGTCCGCCAGCATCAACAAAACGTTGGACACCGGTATAGAAGGGATGACACTTCGAACAAATTTCCACCTTGATATCCTTCCTTGTGCTACCGGTATGAATCACTTCACCGCAAGCGCAAGTAATTGTGGTTTGCTCATATTTCGGGTGTGTGTTTTCTTTCATATCGTCACCTTCTTTCTACCGAATATTCAACGGATTGTTCGTCAGTTCTAACGAGTCTGAGAATTTCCGTACTGTAAACCGGTCAACTTGTAAAAGTATAGCACAAAGAAAGCTAACAGGTCAAGATTATAAATTTTATTGTTTATTCTCTCACTACGTTATACTGAGGCAAAAAGTCGGAAGGGTCCACCGCCTTACCATTTTTTCGAATTTCAAAATGAAGGTGCGGCCCGGTCGTGTTGCCCGTATTTCCAGATATAGCAATCTGCTCTTCCATCTCGACCTGCTCCCCTACTTTTACCGACAATTCATCATTGTGCCCATATAATGTTTGAATACCATTCCCGTGGTCAATCAAAACTGCTAACCCATAAACTCCCATCCAACCTGCTTTGATGACTTTACCCTGTCGTGCAGCACTAATCGTCGTACCGGTAGGCACAGCAATATCAATCCCATGATGGAAATTTTTGTATCCTCGCCAACCATAATCTGAACTAATCCGTCCCCAAACCGGCCAGTGATAAGAAGCCACAGCGCCACGAGATATCTCTCGTGATACCTCTTTGGGTTTCGAATTCCCGAGTAGAGTCGTATTTTCACGAATAGTTAAAGTCGCACCTAACCCGAGCTGATTTGCTTGCGGATTATCTTTTAGGATCTGATCACGCGTTGTTCCATACTTTTTAGCCAAATCATTCAAGCCTTGCCCTGGTTCTACTGTTACGACTGAAAAACAAGTCACTGATCGCATCCCGCTTGAATATACCGGAACTGCAAAGTACCCCGTAGTCAAAAAGGCCATGAGAAAAGCGGCACACCTCCACACGACTTGGGCGCGCCGCTTTCGCCCATGTTCTTGAACCCTCATTACTTTTAAAACACCTCGAAGTTTTAGAATTGAATTTGCTCAAAAAGCATACTAAACTATTGTTTCCAAACTTCGGGGAATAAATACTCATAAAAAAGACCTGTTGCAAAATTGATGGTCATGTAGCTTTACGCACACCCGTTCACTCCTGTGCGTGAAACTACGCTTGAGGGTCTATTGGGAGGAAAAGAAAGGGGCTGTTACGTTGCAACAGCCCCTGAGAAATTTCTTCTTATGCCCGGGTATTTTCTTTCAAAACACCCTTCATTGCATACTGAGGCTTTTTATCAAAGCGATGTTGTGCTTCGATAAAACGGACTGTTCCAGTCCGTCCCCGCATAACAACCGTATGGGTCGAAGCGCCCTGGGATGTAAAATTAACTGCACGTAAAAGGGGTCCTTCAGTTATCCCAGTAGCGGCAAAGAACACATCATCAGACTTAACTAAATCCTCCATGGTCAGAAGTTTGCTAACATCATCAATTCCTAACTTCTTCGCCCGTTCAATATCAGCATCATTTTCCGGCCAGAGACGACCTTGCATCTCTCCCCCTAAGCAACGCAGAGCTGCTGCAGCTAGAACTCCTTCCGGAGCACCACCAACTCCTATCATCATATCCACGCCGCTTCCTTCAATACCACAAGCAACGGCTGGAGAAACATCACCATCAGTAATCAGACGAATTCGGGCACCCGCATCGCGTACCTCTTGAATTAATTTTTCATGCCGCGGACGATCCATAATCACAACCGTCAAATCATTGATGTTCTTTCCAAGGGCTTCGGCTACATTGCTGAGATTTTCTTTAACTGGAGCATCAATATTAATCTTGCCTTTCGCCGCTGGCCCAACTGCAATTTTATCCATATACATATCCGGAGCATGCAGAAGTCCGCCTTTTTCAGCGATAGCCATAACAGCGATTGCGCCTGCCAAGCCTTTCGCACAACTATTTGTGCCCTCCAAAGGATCGACTGCTACATCAAGCTCAGGCGCCTCTCCCGAACCTACACGCTCACCAATATAAAGCATGGGGGCCTCATCCATTTCCCCCTCACCAAT from the Desulfitobacterium metallireducens DSM 15288 genome contains:
- the prfA gene encoding peptide chain release factor 1 codes for the protein MLEKLTEIEQRYDELTQLLSDPEVISNQEEWQKHAKAQAGMTGIVEAFREYQGVLKGLEDTESLLSEKLDPEFKEMAELEREELASKREELEARMKVLLLPKDPNDDKNVIMEIRAGAGGEEAALFAGDLYKMYTKYAERQGWRTELMNASYTDIGGFKEIVFLVEGQGAYSKLKFESGVHRVQRIPATESGGRIHTSTTTVAVLPEAEEVEVDIKPNDIRIDLFCASGPGGQCVNTTQSAVRITHLPTGTVVSCQDEKSQLKNKDKAMRVLRARLLEKAQEEAHGEMASARKSQVGTGDRSERIRTYNFPQGRVTDHRIGLTLHRIDSILLGDLDEIIETLITTDQAERLKTEAE
- the rpmE gene encoding 50S ribosomal protein L31; amino-acid sequence: MKENTHPKYEQTTITCACGEVIHTGSTRKDIKVEICSKCHPFYTGVQRFVDAGGRVDKFKKKYGM
- a CDS encoding M23 family metallopeptidase, with the protein product MRVQEHGRKRRAQVVWRCAAFLMAFLTTGYFAVPVYSSGMRSVTCFSVVTVEPGQGLNDLAKKYGTTRDQILKDNPQANQLGLGATLTIRENTTLLGNSKPKEVSREISRGAVASYHWPVWGRISSDYGWRGYKNFHHGIDIAVPTGTTISAARQGKVIKAGWMGVYGLAVLIDHGNGIQTLYGHNDELSVKVGEQVEMEEQIAISGNTGNTTGPHLHFEIRKNGKAVDPSDFLPQYNVVRE
- the glpX gene encoding class II fructose-bisphosphatase, which produces MERELTMEFARVTEAAALASARWVGRGEKESADDAAVEAMRSVFDTIHMSGTVVIGEGEMDEAPMLYIGERVGSGEAPELDVAVDPLEGTNSCAKGLAGAIAVMAIAEKGGLLHAPDMYMDKIAVGPAAKGKINIDAPVKENLSNVAEALGKNINDLTVVIMDRPRHEKLIQEVRDAGARIRLITDGDVSPAVACGIEGSGVDMMIGVGGAPEGVLAAAALRCLGGEMQGRLWPENDADIERAKKLGIDDVSKLLTMEDLVKSDDVFFAATGITEGPLLRAVNFTSQGASTHTVVMRGRTGTVRFIEAQHRFDKKPQYAMKGVLKENTRA